The Rhopalosiphum maidis isolate BTI-1 chromosome 2, ASM367621v3, whole genome shotgun sequence genome segment atattttacttgtgGTTAAGTTTATAGGCAAATAAAATTCAACTCCAAGCCATGCAAGCGGTAGTTCTATAAATCCATCTCTGACCTAACTAATTTATCTACATTCCATGATTTTctcatcaattaatttaacaaagaaAGTTCActtcctaattttttttttttttttaggggaGGAATCTATTACttgattatttactaatagtaactttttaatatataaatatgatttaatgaattatatcaaACTCAAAATGTATGTGTTTGGTATTTTACTTCTATCCACTTGTGACtaagtacaaattaaataaacaaataaaaaatattaattgtcgtacaaacattttattgctttaaaaaaatgaatcagataatacacattatataatataataaatttttactggTACATAGCTAAGCaaacaaaaatttgtaaatgagaagttaaaataattataattgatcaaTAGGTACTCGTTAATACAGtagatatagtataaattgtttatttttgtttcttttaaaatttcaatattaattgtaagtagttttaacttttaaataatacataaatttaaatgactgCACAACTACTTTTCTCTCTGAATGGATTAGCTTTCTGTGATGAAAAACCAACCATTAGACAATCTTCCATTTCTCTTTCTctgatatactttataatgtcTTGTATAGCTTGTGAAACAGGTATACGTTTCACAGCTGCTTCTCGGCGAAGCTGTTCCGTTATCTGCCGCTGCTGTTGCAGATTGGAAATCATCATGTCCATGACTGCAGTATCGGATAGGCCTATTTTCGATGGGTGTGGTCACACTTACAAACAGAAATACAAGT includes the following:
- the LOC113553353 gene encoding guanine nucleotide-binding protein subunit gamma-1-like, with translation MDMMISNLQQQRQITEQLRREAAVKRIPVSQAIQDIIKYIREREMEDCLMVGFSSQKANPFREKSSCAVI